Proteins encoded in a region of the Streptomyces violaceoruber genome:
- a CDS encoding DUF1844 domain-containing protein: MSETPPESSANPDFDAMTRDIAEVPAVEVIVTVAVNLMSAAAVKLGLTEEGDAHKDLDEARKLVHALAGLLDATATEISSFHAAPLRDGLKSLQLAFREASLVPDEPGQGPGEKYTGAVYG; encoded by the coding sequence ATGAGTGAGACCCCTCCCGAATCCTCGGCGAATCCCGACTTCGACGCCATGACCCGCGACATCGCCGAGGTCCCCGCGGTCGAGGTGATCGTGACGGTCGCCGTCAACCTGATGAGTGCCGCCGCCGTGAAGCTGGGCCTCACCGAGGAGGGCGACGCGCACAAGGACCTGGACGAGGCGCGCAAACTGGTGCACGCGCTGGCCGGTCTGCTGGACGCGACGGCGACCGAGATCAGCTCGTTCCACGCGGCGCCGCTGCGCGACGGACTGAAGTCGCTCCAGCTCGCCTTCCGCGAGGCCTCGCTGGTCCCGGACGAGCCGGGCCAGGGTCCGGGCGAGAAGTACACGGGCGCGGTCTACGGCTGA
- the infC gene encoding translation initiation factor IF-3: MSAEPRINDRIRVPEVRLVGPSGEQVGIVPLAKALELAQEYDLDLVEVAANARPPVCKLMDYGKFKYESAMKAREARKNQAHTVIKEMKLRPKIDPHDYDTKKGHVVRFLKQGDKVKITIMFRGREQSRPELGYRLLQRLAEDVADLGFVESNPKQDGRNMIMVLGPHKKKTEAMAEARQAQEARKADAKANPGKSQNAAETDDAEAEAPAEAPAEA; encoded by the coding sequence ATCAGCGCCGAGCCCCGCATCAACGACCGGATTCGCGTTCCCGAGGTGCGACTTGTCGGTCCCAGTGGTGAGCAGGTCGGGATTGTCCCGCTTGCCAAGGCCCTGGAGCTTGCGCAGGAGTACGACCTCGACCTCGTCGAGGTCGCGGCGAACGCCCGTCCGCCCGTGTGCAAGCTCATGGACTACGGGAAGTTCAAGTACGAGTCGGCCATGAAGGCCCGTGAGGCGCGCAAGAACCAGGCGCACACGGTCATCAAGGAGATGAAGCTCCGGCCGAAGATCGACCCGCACGACTATGACACCAAGAAGGGTCACGTCGTCCGGTTCCTCAAGCAGGGCGACAAGGTCAAGATCACGATCATGTTCCGTGGTCGCGAGCAGTCCCGGCCGGAGCTCGGTTACCGACTGCTGCAGCGTCTCGCGGAGGATGTGGCCGACCTCGGCTTCGTGGAGTCGAACCCGAAGCAGGACGGCCGGAACATGATCATGGTCCTCGGTCCGCACAAGAAGAAGACCGAGGCGATGGCCGAGGCCCGTCAGGCGCAGGAAGCGCGCAAGGCGGACGCGAAGGCGAACCCCGGCAAGTCGCAGAACGCCGCGGAGACCGACGACGCGGAAGCCGAGGCCCCGGCCGAGGCACCTGCCGAAGCGTGA
- the rpmI gene encoding 50S ribosomal protein L35 → MPKNKSHSGASKRFKITGSGKVLRERAGKRHLLEHKSSRVTRRLTGNAEMAPGDAAKIKKLLGK, encoded by the coding sequence ATGCCGAAGAACAAGTCGCACAGCGGTGCCAGCAAGCGCTTCAAGATCACCGGCTCCGGCAAGGTGCTGCGTGAGCGCGCCGGCAAGCGCCACCTGCTCGAGCACAAGTCGTCCCGCGTGACGCGTCGCCTCACCGGCAACGCCGAGATGGCCCCGGGCGACGCCGCGAAGATCAAGAAGCTTCTCGGCAAGTGA
- the rplT gene encoding 50S ribosomal protein L20, with protein sequence MARVKRAVNAHKKRRAILEQASGYRGQRSRLYRKAKEQVTHSLVYNYNDRKKRKGDFRQLWIQRINAAARANGITYNRFIQGLKAANVEVDRKILAELAVNDPNAFAALVEVAQKALPSDVNAPKAA encoded by the coding sequence GTGGCACGCGTCAAGCGGGCAGTCAACGCCCACAAGAAGCGCCGGGCGATCCTCGAGCAGGCCTCCGGCTACCGCGGTCAGCGTTCGCGCCTGTACCGCAAGGCCAAGGAGCAGGTCACCCACTCGCTGGTCTACAACTACAACGACCGCAAGAAGCGCAAGGGTGACTTCCGCCAGCTGTGGATCCAGCGCATCAACGCCGCTGCCCGCGCCAACGGCATCACGTACAACCGCTTCATCCAGGGCCTGAAGGCCGCCAACGTCGAGGTCGACCGCAAGATCCTCGCCGAGCTGGCCGTCAACGACCCGAACGCGTTCGCCGCGCTCGTCGAGGTCGCGCAGAAGGCGCTGCCGAGCGATGTGAACGCGCCGAAGGCGGCGTGA
- the pheT gene encoding phenylalanine--tRNA ligase subunit beta — protein MRVPLSWLREYVDLPATETGRDVQAKLISAGLEVETVEHLGADLKGPLVVGQVLTIEELEGFKKPIRFCTVNVGQANGTGEPQEIVCGARNFAVGDKVVVVLPGATLPGGFSISARKTYGKTSHGMICSSDELGMGDDGTHGIIVLPPETEVGKDAIELLELVDEMLDIAVTANRGDCLSIRGVARETAIAYGLPLRDPALLDVPGPNAYGYPVKIADPTGCDRFTARTVTGLSAEARSPIWLQRRLQKVGMRPISLAVDVTNYVMMELGQPLHAYDRSLVQGTIGVRRAQEGEKIVTLDGTERKLHAEDLVITDDRGPIGLAGVMGGANTEIADHDAAENGGNATSDVVIEAAHFDQVSIARTARRHKLSSEASRRFERGVDPQAAAAAAQRTVDLLVLLAGGTAEAGVTEISAPSAPHTISVPADHPDKVAGVEYGRETVVRRLQEVGCDVYGQDELIVTVPSWRPDLDDINDLAEEVIRLEGYENLPSTLPRPPAGRGLTSRQRLHRRVGRALAGAGYVEALNYPFVGEQVFDQLGLDADDPARRVVRLVNPLSDEEPALRTSLLPGLLAALRRNDGRGAHDLALFETGLVFHPRDEQRVAADLPVDRRPSEDDLAALDAALPDQPRHVAVVLAGAREQAGWWGKGRPADWADAVESARTVAREARAELGVRKGQYGPWHPGRCAELFVTVDGEERVVGHAGELHPRVLKTLGLPARTCAMELDLDALERVGDDIPQAPGISTFPVATQDVALVVDAFVPASEVEAALREGAGELLESIRLFDVYDNAEQLGEGRKSLAYALRFRAKDRTLTVDEASAARDAAVALAGERVGAVLRS, from the coding sequence ATGCGGGTCCCGCTTTCCTGGCTGCGGGAGTACGTCGACCTGCCGGCCACCGAGACCGGCCGCGACGTGCAGGCCAAGCTGATTTCGGCCGGTCTGGAGGTCGAGACCGTCGAGCACCTGGGCGCCGACCTCAAAGGCCCCCTCGTCGTCGGCCAGGTGCTGACCATCGAGGAGCTGGAGGGCTTCAAGAAGCCGATCCGCTTCTGCACGGTGAACGTCGGCCAGGCCAACGGCACCGGTGAGCCGCAGGAGATCGTCTGCGGCGCCCGGAACTTCGCCGTCGGCGACAAGGTCGTCGTGGTCCTGCCCGGCGCCACCCTGCCCGGCGGCTTCTCGATCAGCGCCCGCAAGACCTACGGCAAGACGTCCCACGGCATGATCTGCTCCAGCGACGAGCTGGGCATGGGCGACGACGGCACCCACGGCATCATCGTGCTGCCGCCGGAGACCGAGGTCGGCAAGGACGCCATCGAGCTGCTGGAACTGGTCGACGAGATGCTGGACATCGCCGTCACCGCCAACCGCGGCGACTGCCTGTCCATCCGCGGCGTCGCCCGCGAGACCGCCATCGCCTACGGCCTGCCGCTGCGCGACCCGGCCCTGCTCGACGTGCCCGGTCCCAACGCCTACGGCTACCCGGTGAAGATCGCCGACCCCACCGGCTGCGACCGCTTCACCGCCCGCACCGTGACCGGCCTCAGTGCCGAGGCGCGCTCCCCGATCTGGCTCCAGCGCCGGCTCCAGAAGGTCGGCATGCGCCCGATCTCGCTGGCCGTCGACGTCACGAACTACGTGATGATGGAGCTGGGCCAGCCCCTGCACGCCTACGACCGCTCCCTGGTCCAGGGCACCATCGGTGTGCGCCGGGCCCAGGAGGGCGAGAAGATCGTCACCCTCGACGGCACCGAGCGGAAGCTGCACGCCGAGGACCTGGTCATCACCGACGACCGCGGCCCGATCGGCCTCGCCGGTGTCATGGGCGGCGCCAACACGGAGATCGCGGACCACGACGCCGCCGAAAACGGTGGGAACGCGACGAGTGACGTGGTCATCGAGGCCGCCCACTTCGACCAGGTGTCCATCGCGCGCACCGCCCGCCGGCACAAGCTGTCCTCCGAGGCGTCCCGGCGCTTCGAGCGCGGCGTCGACCCGCAGGCCGCCGCCGCTGCCGCGCAGCGCACCGTCGACCTCCTCGTGCTGCTCGCCGGCGGCACCGCCGAGGCCGGGGTCACGGAGATCAGCGCACCGTCCGCACCGCACACCATCAGCGTCCCGGCCGACCATCCGGACAAGGTCGCGGGTGTGGAGTACGGCCGCGAGACCGTCGTACGCCGCCTCCAGGAGGTGGGCTGCGACGTCTACGGCCAGGACGAGCTGATCGTCACCGTGCCGTCCTGGCGGCCCGACCTCGATGACATCAACGACCTGGCCGAAGAGGTCATCCGCCTGGAGGGCTACGAGAACCTGCCCTCCACGCTGCCCCGGCCCCCGGCGGGCCGCGGCCTCACCTCCCGGCAGCGGCTGCACCGCCGCGTCGGGCGGGCCCTGGCCGGTGCCGGTTACGTCGAGGCGCTGAACTACCCGTTCGTGGGCGAGCAGGTCTTCGACCAGCTCGGTCTCGACGCCGACGACCCGGCCCGCCGCGTCGTCAGGCTGGTCAACCCGCTGAGCGACGAGGAGCCCGCGCTGCGGACCTCGCTGCTGCCCGGCCTGCTCGCGGCGCTGCGGCGCAACGACGGCCGGGGCGCGCACGACCTGGCACTCTTCGAGACGGGCCTGGTCTTCCACCCGCGCGACGAGCAGCGCGTCGCCGCCGACCTGCCCGTCGACCGGCGCCCCAGCGAGGACGACCTCGCCGCGCTGGACGCCGCGCTGCCCGACCAGCCCCGGCACGTCGCCGTGGTCCTGGCCGGCGCCCGCGAGCAGGCCGGCTGGTGGGGCAAGGGCCGTCCGGCCGACTGGGCCGACGCGGTCGAGTCCGCCCGCACCGTCGCCCGCGAGGCCCGCGCCGAACTGGGCGTCCGCAAGGGTCAGTACGGGCCGTGGCACCCGGGCCGCTGCGCCGAGCTGTTCGTCACCGTGGACGGCGAGGAGCGCGTCGTCGGACACGCGGGTGAGCTGCACCCGCGCGTCCTGAAGACGCTGGGCCTGCCCGCGCGCACCTGCGCGATGGAGCTGGACCTCGACGCGCTGGAGCGGGTCGGCGACGACATCCCGCAGGCGCCGGGCATCTCCACCTTCCCGGTCGCGACGCAGGACGTCGCCCTGGTGGTCGACGCGTTCGTCCCGGCCAGCGAGGTCGAGGCCGCGCTGCGCGAGGGCGCGGGCGAACTGCTGGAGTCCATCCGGCTGTTCGACGTGTACGACAACGCGGAGCAGCTCGGTGAGGGACGCAAGTCGCTGGCGTACGCGTTGCGCTTCCGCGCAAAGGACCGGACGCTGACGGTCGACGAGGCCTCCGCTGCCCGCGACGCGGCGGTTGCCCTCGCGGGCGAGCGGGTCGGAGCGGTGCTGCGCAGTTAG
- the pheS gene encoding phenylalanine--tRNA ligase subunit alpha, translating to MSAPNKSYDPVEVEALKPEEIERMRDEALAAFAAADSLDALQEAKVAHTGGASPLALANREIGALPPQAKAEAGKRVGMARGAVNKALAARQEELEAERDARVLVEEAVDVTLPHDRVPAGARHPLTTLSERIEDIFVAMGYEVAEGPEAEAEWFNFDALNIGPDHPARGEADTFFVQGPEGGAESGVVLRTHTSPVQIRSALTRELPVYVICPGRVYRTDELDATHTPVFHQVELLAVDEGLTMADLKGTLDHMVQSLFGAEMKTRLRPNFFPFTEPSAEMDMLCYVCKGASVGNPDRPCRTCSSEGWIELGGCGMVNPRVLTACGIDPEKYSGFAFGFGIERMLMFRHNVEDMRDMVEGDVRFTRPFGMEI from the coding sequence ATGTCGGCACCGAATAAGTCGTACGACCCAGTCGAGGTCGAGGCGTTGAAACCGGAAGAGATCGAGCGCATGCGGGACGAGGCGCTCGCCGCCTTCGCCGCCGCGGACTCCCTCGACGCGCTCCAGGAGGCCAAGGTCGCCCACACCGGCGGCGCCTCCCCGCTGGCGCTGGCCAACCGCGAGATCGGCGCCCTGCCCCCGCAGGCCAAGGCCGAGGCCGGCAAGCGCGTCGGCATGGCCCGCGGTGCCGTGAACAAGGCGCTGGCCGCCCGCCAGGAGGAGCTGGAGGCCGAGCGCGACGCGCGTGTCCTGGTCGAGGAGGCCGTGGACGTCACGCTGCCCCACGACCGCGTACCGGCCGGCGCCCGCCACCCGCTCACCACGCTCTCCGAGCGCATCGAGGACATCTTCGTCGCCATGGGCTACGAGGTCGCCGAGGGCCCCGAGGCCGAGGCCGAGTGGTTCAACTTCGACGCCCTCAACATCGGCCCGGACCACCCGGCCCGCGGCGAGGCCGACACGTTCTTCGTGCAGGGCCCGGAGGGCGGCGCCGAGTCCGGCGTCGTGCTGCGCACCCACACCTCGCCCGTGCAGATCCGCTCCGCGCTCACGCGCGAGCTGCCGGTCTACGTGATCTGCCCCGGCCGGGTGTACCGCACCGACGAGCTGGACGCCACCCACACCCCCGTCTTCCACCAGGTCGAGCTGCTCGCCGTCGACGAGGGCCTGACCATGGCGGACCTCAAGGGCACCCTGGACCACATGGTCCAGTCGCTGTTCGGCGCGGAGATGAAGACCCGGCTGCGGCCGAACTTCTTCCCCTTCACCGAGCCGTCCGCCGAGATGGACATGCTCTGCTACGTCTGCAAGGGCGCGTCCGTCGGCAACCCCGACCGGCCCTGCCGCACCTGCTCCAGCGAGGGCTGGATCGAGCTGGGCGGCTGCGGCATGGTCAACCCGCGGGTGCTCACCGCCTGCGGCATCGACCCCGAGAAGTACAGCGGCTTCGCCTTCGGGTTCGGCATCGAGCGGATGCTGATGTTCCGCCACAACGTCGAGGACATGCGAGACATGGTCGAGGGTGACGTCCGGTTCACCCGGCCGTTCGGGATGGAGATCTGA
- a CDS encoding sensor histidine kinase, whose translation MSVGTSSAPGARQVPRPPAPRTSGDPADLGIDPDQLPDGLVVADEHGRVVCFNAAAVRITATPAAEALGQPLESALPLEDLEGRRWWQLTDPYGGLAIRVRQPERNLLLPGGREVLVTARYVRTERLGPVHRVVVTLRDTEARRRTERSHAELIATVAHELRSPLTSVKGFTATLLAKWERFTDDQKRLMLETVDADADRVTRLIAELLDISRIDSGRLEVRRQPVDIGAAVGRHIQAYVASGLEADRFLLRLAQPLPDLWADPDKVDQVLSNLLENAVRHGEGTVTIDVTPTASPREGEDTGTSVTVSDEGAGIPEESMNRVFTRFWRGSKRGGTGLGLYIVKGIVEAHGGTITVGRAPGGGAEFRFTLPVAAPAYLT comes from the coding sequence ATGAGCGTCGGCACGAGCAGCGCACCGGGGGCACGCCAGGTGCCGCGCCCGCCCGCGCCCCGCACGTCCGGCGACCCCGCCGACCTCGGCATCGACCCGGACCAGCTGCCCGACGGCCTGGTCGTCGCCGACGAGCACGGCCGGGTGGTCTGCTTCAACGCCGCCGCCGTCCGCATCACCGCCACCCCCGCCGCCGAGGCCCTCGGACAGCCCCTGGAGAGCGCCCTGCCGCTGGAGGACCTGGAGGGCCGCCGCTGGTGGCAGCTCACCGACCCCTACGGCGGCCTCGCCATCCGCGTCCGGCAGCCCGAGCGCAACCTGCTGCTCCCCGGCGGACGAGAGGTCCTGGTCACCGCCCGCTACGTCCGGACCGAACGCCTCGGCCCCGTCCACCGCGTCGTCGTCACCCTGCGCGACACCGAGGCCCGCCGCCGCACCGAGCGCAGCCACGCCGAGCTGATCGCCACCGTCGCCCACGAGCTGCGCTCCCCGCTCACCTCCGTCAAGGGCTTCACGGCCACCCTGCTGGCCAAGTGGGAGAGGTTCACCGACGACCAGAAGCGGCTGATGCTGGAGACCGTCGACGCCGACGCCGACCGCGTCACCCGGCTCATCGCCGAGCTGCTCGACATCTCCCGGATCGACTCCGGCCGCCTGGAGGTGCGCCGCCAGCCCGTCGACATCGGCGCCGCCGTCGGCCGGCACATCCAGGCGTACGTCGCCTCCGGTCTGGAGGCCGACCGCTTCCTGCTCCGCCTCGCCCAGCCGCTGCCCGATCTGTGGGCCGACCCCGACAAGGTCGACCAAGTGCTCAGCAACCTGCTGGAAAATGCCGTGCGGCACGGCGAGGGAACCGTCACCATTGACGTCACGCCCACGGCGTCCCCCCGCGAAGGGGAGGACACCGGCACGTCGGTCACGGTGAGCGACGAGGGGGCGGGCATCCCGGAGGAGTCCATGAACCGCGTCTTCACCCGCTTCTGGCGGGGCAGCAAGCGCGGCGGCACCGGCCTCGGGCTGTACATCGTCAAGGGCATCGTCGAGGCCCACGGCGGCACCATCACGGTCGGCCGCGCCCCCGGCGGCGGCGCCGAGTTCCGATTTACGTTGCCCGTGGCGGCACCGGCGTACCTCACCTGA
- a CDS encoding TrmH family RNA methyltransferase, with product MRPVSPELISPRSPRVAVARRLGKRNFRGKERLFLAEGPQAVREAAGYGDTLVELFATVEAAERYADIVGAAREVGARVHLAADAVIEDISTTVTPQGLVGVCRFLDTPFDEILAARPKLVAVLAHVRDPGNAGTVLRCADAAGAEAVVLTDASVDLYNPKAVRASVGSLFHLPVAVGVPVERAVAGLREAGVRVLAADGAGEDDLDTELDAGTMGGPTAWVFGNEAWGLPEETRALTDAVLRVPIHGKAESLNLATAAAVCLYASARAQRAAGGCRSVTES from the coding sequence GTGCGTCCTGTCAGCCCCGAGCTGATCTCCCCCCGGTCCCCCCGTGTCGCTGTCGCGCGGCGGCTCGGGAAGCGGAACTTCCGGGGGAAGGAGCGGCTGTTTCTGGCCGAGGGGCCGCAGGCCGTGCGGGAGGCCGCGGGGTACGGGGACACGCTGGTCGAGCTGTTCGCGACGGTGGAGGCCGCCGAGCGGTACGCCGACATCGTCGGGGCCGCGCGTGAGGTGGGCGCCCGGGTGCACCTCGCCGCCGACGCGGTGATCGAGGACATCTCCACCACCGTCACCCCGCAGGGTCTGGTCGGGGTCTGCCGGTTCCTGGACACGCCGTTCGACGAGATCCTCGCCGCCCGGCCCAAGCTCGTCGCCGTCCTCGCGCACGTGAGGGACCCCGGCAACGCGGGTACCGTGCTGCGCTGCGCCGACGCCGCCGGGGCCGAGGCGGTCGTGCTCACCGACGCCTCCGTCGACCTGTACAACCCCAAGGCCGTACGCGCCTCCGTCGGCTCCCTCTTCCACCTGCCGGTCGCCGTCGGCGTCCCCGTCGAGCGGGCCGTCGCCGGACTGCGGGAGGCGGGGGTGCGGGTGCTGGCCGCCGACGGTGCGGGCGAGGACGACCTCGACACCGAGCTGGACGCCGGCACCATGGGCGGGCCCACCGCCTGGGTGTTCGGCAACGAGGCCTGGGGGCTCCCCGAGGAGACCCGCGCCCTCACCGACGCCGTCCTGCGCGTCCCGATCCACGGAAAGGCGGAGAGTCTGAACCTCGCGACCGCCGCCGCCGTATGTCTCTACGCGTCGGCGCGTGCACAGCGCGCCGCCGGAGGGTGCCGCTCCGTCACCGAGAGCTAG
- a CDS encoding transcriptional regulator, whose amino-acid sequence MQPNTLLDAILDEAGISHAGLAAHVNQAGRARGLALRYEHTAVARWLKGQRPRGQVPDLICEVLASRLHRPVTLDDIGLGVPGEPAAPHTGSLSGFVERATALWRSDQQQRPHILGAPALTGTPAVMPVWEWENPPEDTDVSRGGRHRVTAADLETVRCARTHYEQMYRKAGGIATRARIVGFLNSEAAPLLRGSYTDAVGRQLHRATGGLVAVAGICAYDSDAHGLAQRYFHQALRLAKASGDRGLGAYVIALLVNQALFTREYRQAVAFAEAALRAAGRHITPALASDLYAMQAKAYAHLGDGSGALACIRRAEQAAERIRRGYEPDETGYVQPGLVNVQVAEALLSLGELAAAGEHAAAAVDTPAHDRGRVHRLAMLSTIELRQGHADKAVATAVRMAEQARGMESHRLRDRLRAVREHLVTSGCAGTAEAAELIDGALRVPL is encoded by the coding sequence ATGCAGCCCAACACCCTGCTCGACGCGATCCTCGACGAGGCCGGGATCTCGCACGCGGGACTGGCCGCGCACGTCAACCAGGCGGGGCGGGCGCGCGGGCTCGCACTGAGGTACGAACACACCGCCGTCGCACGGTGGTTGAAGGGCCAGCGCCCGCGCGGCCAGGTGCCCGACCTGATCTGCGAGGTCCTCGCGTCCCGGCTGCACCGCCCCGTCACCCTCGACGACATCGGCCTCGGCGTGCCCGGCGAACCCGCCGCCCCGCACACCGGATCGCTGTCCGGGTTCGTGGAGCGCGCCACCGCCCTGTGGCGCTCCGACCAGCAGCAGCGCCCGCACATCCTCGGCGCCCCGGCGCTCACCGGCACACCGGCCGTGATGCCCGTGTGGGAGTGGGAGAACCCGCCCGAGGACACCGACGTATCCCGCGGCGGGCGGCACCGGGTCACCGCGGCCGACCTGGAGACGGTGCGCTGCGCCCGCACGCACTACGAGCAGATGTACCGCAAGGCCGGCGGCATCGCGACCCGCGCCCGCATCGTCGGCTTCCTCAACTCCGAGGCCGCGCCGCTGCTGCGCGGCAGCTACACCGACGCCGTCGGACGGCAGTTGCACCGTGCCACCGGGGGTTTGGTGGCCGTCGCGGGCATCTGCGCGTACGACTCCGACGCGCACGGCCTCGCCCAGCGCTACTTCCACCAGGCGCTGCGGCTCGCCAAGGCCAGCGGCGACCGGGGGCTCGGCGCGTACGTCATCGCGCTGCTGGTCAACCAGGCGCTCTTCACGCGGGAGTACCGGCAGGCCGTCGCCTTCGCCGAGGCCGCGCTGCGCGCCGCCGGCCGGCACATCACCCCGGCGCTCGCCTCCGACCTGTACGCGATGCAGGCGAAGGCGTACGCACACCTGGGCGACGGCAGCGGCGCGCTGGCCTGCATCCGCCGGGCCGAGCAGGCCGCCGAGCGCATCCGGCGGGGGTACGAGCCGGACGAGACCGGCTACGTCCAGCCCGGACTGGTCAACGTCCAGGTGGCGGAGGCGCTGCTGAGCCTCGGTGAACTCGCGGCGGCCGGGGAGCACGCGGCGGCGGCCGTCGACACGCCCGCGCACGACCGGGGCCGCGTGCACCGGCTCGCCATGCTCAGCACGATCGAACTGCGGCAGGGCCACGCGGACAAGGCGGTGGCGACGGCCGTGCGGATGGCCGAACAGGCCCGGGGAATGGAGTCCCACCGGCTGCGCGACAGACTGCGCGCGGTGCGCGAGCACCTGGTGACCAGCGGTTGCGCGGGCACGGCCGAGGCCGCCGAACTCATCGACGGGGCACTGCGCGTACCGCTGTAG
- a CDS encoding IS110-like element IS117 family transposase, translating to MWEDSLTVFCGIDWAERHHDVAIVDDTGTLLAKARITDDVAGYNKLLDLLAEHGDSSATPIPVAIETSHGLLVAALRTGSRKVFAINPLAAARYRDRHGVSRKKSDPGDALVLANILRTDMHAHRPLPADSELAQAITVLARAQQDAVWNRQQVANQVRSLLREYYPAALHAFQSKDGGLTRPDARVILTMAPTPAKAAKLTLAQLRAGLKRSGRTRAFNTEIERLRGIFRSEYARQLPAVEDAFGHQLLALLRQLDATCLAADDLAKAVEDAFREHADSEILLSFPGLGPLLGARVLAEIGDDRSRFTDARALKSYAGSAPITRASGRKHFVGRRFVKNNRLMNAGFLWAFAALQASPGANAHYRRRREHGDWHAAAQRHLLNRFLGQLHHCLQTRQHFDEQRAFAPLLQAAA from the coding sequence ATGTGGGAGGACAGCTTGACCGTGTTCTGCGGCATCGACTGGGCGGAACGCCACCACGACGTCGCCATCGTCGACGACACCGGCACCCTGCTCGCCAAGGCCCGCATCACCGACGACGTGGCCGGCTACAACAAGCTGCTGGACCTCCTGGCCGAACACGGCGACAGCTCCGCCACCCCGATACCGGTGGCCATCGAGACCAGCCACGGCCTCCTCGTGGCCGCCCTGCGCACCGGCAGCCGCAAGGTCTTCGCAATTAATCCGCTCGCGGCCGCCCGCTACCGTGACCGCCACGGCGTCTCCCGCAAGAAGTCCGACCCCGGCGACGCCCTGGTCCTGGCGAACATCCTGCGCACCGACATGCACGCCCACCGCCCTCTGCCCGCCGACTCCGAACTCGCCCAGGCCATCACCGTGCTGGCCCGCGCTCAGCAGGACGCGGTCTGGAACCGGCAGCAGGTCGCCAACCAGGTTCGCTCACTGCTGCGCGAGTACTACCCCGCCGCCCTGCACGCCTTCCAGAGCAAGGACGGCGGCCTGACCCGGCCCGACGCCCGCGTCATCCTCACGATGGCGCCAACCCCGGCGAAGGCCGCGAAGCTCACCCTCGCCCAGCTGCGCGCCGGGCTGAAGCGCAGCGGCCGCACTCGCGCCTTCAACACCGAAATCGAGCGGCTGCGGGGCATCTTCCGTTCCGAGTACGCCCGCCAGCTTCCGGCCGTCGAGGACGCCTTCGGTCACCAGCTCCTGGCCCTGCTCAGGCAACTGGACGCCACGTGCCTTGCCGCGGACGACCTCGCGAAGGCCGTCGAAGACGCGTTCCGCGAGCACGCCGACAGCGAGATCCTGCTCAGCTTCCCCGGCCTGGGCCCCTTGCTCGGCGCCCGGGTGCTCGCCGAGATCGGCGACGACCGCAGCCGCTTCACCGACGCCAGAGCCCTGAAGTCCTACGCGGGCTCTGCACCGATCACCCGCGCCTCCGGCAGGAAACACTTCGTCGGCCGCCGCTTCGTCAAGAACAACCGCCTCATGAACGCCGGCTTCCTCTGGGCCTTCGCAGCCCTACAGGCCTCGCCCGGGGCCAACGCGCACTACCGGCGCCGACGCGAACACGGAGACTGGCACGCCGCAGCCCAGCGCCACCTGCTCAACCGGTTCCTCGGCCAACTCCACCACTGTCTTCAGACGCGGCAGCATTTCGACGAACAACGCGCCTTCGCGCCACTCCTGCAAGCTGCCGCGTGA
- a CDS encoding SseB family protein: protein MANKNIPDSAFSDDDGTADPRLSAALAAWSEDRAAVGPVLAALKGARLLVPVVAVLGEVEEDENGLRREKTSDMAVPTLKAGDRTALPAFTSTASLARWDPEARPVAVPVHQALEAAAHEKADTVVLDLAGPVPFELTGAVLLALAEGRTTTDPLADPAVAGAVRAALADEPAVLRAHLGPGRADGTLALVLDPAADAATAARAVAERLAADDTLRARLVRGLDLALLPAGATPPGEPLYVRG, encoded by the coding sequence GTGGCGAACAAGAACATCCCCGACTCCGCCTTCTCCGACGACGACGGCACCGCCGACCCCCGGCTGAGCGCCGCGCTCGCCGCCTGGTCCGAGGACCGCGCCGCCGTCGGCCCGGTCCTGGCGGCGCTCAAGGGCGCCCGGCTGCTCGTCCCCGTCGTCGCCGTACTCGGCGAGGTGGAGGAGGACGAGAACGGCTTGCGCCGCGAGAAGACCAGCGACATGGCCGTGCCGACCCTGAAGGCGGGCGACCGCACCGCGCTCCCCGCCTTCACCTCGACCGCGTCGCTTGCCCGCTGGGACCCCGAGGCCCGCCCCGTCGCCGTACCGGTGCACCAGGCACTGGAGGCCGCCGCGCACGAGAAGGCGGACACCGTCGTACTGGACCTGGCGGGCCCGGTGCCGTTCGAGCTGACCGGAGCGGTGCTGCTGGCGCTCGCCGAAGGGCGTACGACGACCGACCCGCTCGCCGACCCGGCCGTGGCGGGTGCCGTGCGCGCCGCCCTGGCCGACGAGCCCGCCGTGCTCCGCGCCCACCTCGGGCCGGGCCGGGCCGACGGCACGCTCGCACTGGTGCTGGACCCGGCCGCCGACGCGGCGACGGCCGCCCGCGCCGTCGCCGAGCGGCTGGCCGCCGACGACACGCTGAGGGCCCGCCTGGTGCGCGGCCTCGACCTGGCACTGCTGCCGGCCGGGGCGACGCCGCCGGGCGAGCCCTTGTACGTGCGGGGATAG